A region from the Acidimicrobiales bacterium genome encodes:
- a CDS encoding MoxR family ATPase translates to MSYRFEDVASVKADLEKVDYLSDEGIAGVVYLADRLQKPILVEGPAGTGKTELAKSVAKICNARLIRLQCYEGLDEAKALYEWNYKKQLLRIQTERGDDHDWADISDDIFSDEFLLTRPLLEAITADEPVVLLIDEVDRVEVETEALLLEILSDYQVSIPELGTIEAKQIPLVFLTSNNTRELSEALKRRCLYLHVDYPDIDREKQIVLTKVPDITENLADQVARVVRSIRQIELKKHPSVSETLDWAKTLVLLGVEKIDEKTATDTINILLKYQSDITKAVKELSTADGVTV, encoded by the coding sequence ATGTCATATCGATTCGAAGACGTCGCCTCCGTCAAGGCCGACCTGGAGAAGGTCGACTATCTCTCCGACGAGGGCATCGCCGGCGTGGTGTATCTCGCCGACCGACTCCAGAAGCCGATCCTGGTCGAGGGGCCGGCCGGCACCGGCAAGACCGAGCTCGCCAAGAGCGTCGCCAAGATCTGCAACGCCCGCCTCATCCGCCTCCAGTGCTACGAGGGTCTCGACGAGGCCAAGGCCCTCTACGAGTGGAACTACAAGAAGCAGCTCCTGCGCATCCAGACCGAACGTGGCGACGATCACGACTGGGCCGACATCTCCGACGACATCTTCTCCGACGAGTTCCTCCTCACCCGGCCGTTGCTCGAGGCGATCACGGCCGACGAACCGGTCGTGCTCCTCATCGACGAGGTCGACCGGGTCGAGGTCGAGACCGAGGCCTTGCTGCTCGAGATCCTGTCCGACTATCAGGTGTCGATTCCCGAACTCGGCACGATCGAGGCCAAGCAGATCCCGCTGGTGTTCCTCACCTCGAACAACACCCGTGAGCTGTCCGAAGCGCTGAAGCGGCGCTGCCTCTACCTCCACGTCGACTATCCCGACATCGACCGCGAAAAGCAGATCGTGCTCACGAAGGTGCCCGACATCACCGAGAATCTGGCCGATCAGGTCGCTCGCGTCGTCCGTTCGATCCGCCAGATCGAGCTGAAGAAGCACCCGTCGGTGTCCGAGACCCTCGACTGGGCCAAGACCCTGGTGCTGCTCGGCGTCGAGAAGATCGACGAGAAGACGGCCACCGACACCATCAACATCCTGCTCAAGTACCAGAGCGACATCACCAAGGCCGTCAAGGAACTCAGCACGGCCGACGGCGTCACGGTCTGA
- the obgE gene encoding GTPase ObgE, with product MSSFVDECNINVQAGDGGAGCVAFRREAHVAKGGPDGGDGGDGGSIWFVADRNVASLLAFRDHPHRKGESGKHGSGQNRHGHRGKDLEVAVPVGTVVLDHDTREPLADLTNHGDRWMAAKAGEGGRGNARFLSNKRRAPSFAEQGEHGQERWLRLELKLLADVAIVGFPNVGKSTLISRLSAAKPKIADYPFTTLEPNLGVVRTDDGFEMVLADIPGLIEGASDGKGLGHQFLRHVERARALLLLLDLAPYDGVTPEEQERVLLAELGNYRPDLLERPRLVVGSRADMAPDHDFDGFTVSAMTGDGLARLVGDLVAMVADARENEPLVEATTIHHPVSSEIEITRHDDASWEVLGRAAQRAVALSDLTDEQALEFAQHRLQQLGVNRALARAGVAVGDEVRIGDFAFEYEED from the coding sequence GTGTCCTCGTTCGTCGATGAGTGCAACATCAATGTGCAGGCCGGTGACGGTGGCGCGGGCTGCGTCGCCTTCCGGCGCGAGGCCCACGTCGCGAAGGGCGGTCCCGATGGCGGCGACGGCGGCGACGGCGGCTCCATCTGGTTCGTGGCCGATCGCAACGTCGCCTCGCTGCTCGCCTTCCGCGATCACCCGCATCGCAAGGGCGAGAGTGGCAAACACGGCAGTGGTCAGAACCGGCACGGCCACCGCGGCAAGGATCTCGAGGTCGCGGTGCCGGTCGGCACGGTCGTACTCGACCACGACACCCGCGAACCGCTCGCCGATCTGACGAACCACGGCGACCGCTGGATGGCGGCCAAGGCCGGCGAGGGCGGCCGGGGCAACGCCCGCTTCCTGTCCAACAAGCGCCGGGCGCCGTCGTTCGCCGAACAGGGCGAACACGGTCAGGAACGCTGGCTTCGGCTCGAGCTGAAGCTGCTGGCCGATGTCGCCATCGTCGGGTTTCCCAACGTGGGCAAGTCCACGCTGATCAGCCGTCTCTCGGCGGCCAAGCCGAAGATCGCCGACTATCCGTTCACCACCCTCGAACCGAATCTCGGCGTGGTTCGCACCGACGACGGCTTCGAGATGGTGCTGGCCGACATCCCGGGGCTCATCGAGGGCGCCAGCGACGGCAAAGGCCTGGGCCATCAGTTCCTCCGCCACGTCGAGCGGGCGCGGGCACTGCTGCTGCTGCTCGACCTCGCGCCCTACGACGGCGTCACGCCGGAGGAGCAGGAACGCGTGTTGCTCGCCGAGCTCGGCAACTATCGGCCCGACCTGCTCGAGCGGCCCCGCCTCGTCGTGGGGAGCCGGGCCGACATGGCGCCCGACCACGACTTCGACGGGTTCACGGTGAGCGCCATGACGGGGGACGGGCTGGCCCGGCTCGTCGGCGATCTCGTTGCGATGGTCGCCGACGCTCGCGAGAACGAACCGCTGGTGGAGGCGACCACCATCCACCATCCGGTGTCGAGCGAGATCGAGATCACCCGCCACGACGACGCGTCGTGGGAGGTGCTCGGGCGTGCCGCCCAGAGAGCCGTGGCGCTGAGCGACCTGACCGACGAACAGGCGCTCGAGTTCGCCCAGCACCGCCTGCAACAGCTGGGCGTCAACCGGGCCCTCGCGCGCGCCGGCGTGGCCGTGGGCGACGAGGTTCGCATCGGCGACTTCGCGTTCGAGTACGAAGAGGACTGA
- the murJ gene encoding murein biosynthesis integral membrane protein MurJ, whose product MSEPEWRARRPARSRALSGSALVAGGIGLSRVAGLLREMVTSRVLGLSLAADAFATAARIPNLLQNLLGEGVLSASFVPVYSQMLDDDDEAEANRVAGAVGALLLMVTGVAVLILVVAARPITGVLAPGLADETFELAVSLTQIMAVGVGFLVMSAWCLGILNSHRNFFLPYAAPIVWNAAQIVAALFIWWRGWSLEDAARGLAIAVTVGGLLQLLIQLPTVTALARGLRLRPDNHHFAVKEIRRRFAPAVLGRGVVQISAYLDLFLATFLAAGAVAALFKAQMLYTLPVSLFAMSVAAAELPEMSRLVGDPEALVARTRRSLDRIAFWMLMAAFVMIAAGDLVVGVLFQGGEFDATDGVLVWFILAAYALGLPAIGASRLLQNTCYAVGDTRGPARIAAIRVGIAATVGVVVMFPLDRVLVGPDGLLGLGDVAAFGPLDEVLRGAGGPVRLGAVGLAMGSAIGAWVELTLLSALVRRRVPGIADPRRSLVGPAVAAAGAFVLTAAIKLVAAPLPLLIEAVVVGAVAVAAYVILCFRTGVRSADLILRPVRRMIWR is encoded by the coding sequence GTGAGCGAACCCGAGTGGCGCGCTCGGAGACCGGCGCGGTCACGAGCGCTGAGCGGGTCGGCCCTCGTCGCCGGCGGGATCGGGCTGTCCCGCGTCGCCGGCCTGTTGCGCGAGATGGTCACGTCGCGCGTCCTCGGTCTCTCGCTCGCCGCTGACGCGTTCGCCACGGCCGCCCGCATTCCCAACCTGCTCCAGAACCTGCTGGGTGAGGGCGTGCTGTCGGCCAGCTTCGTGCCCGTTTACAGCCAGATGCTCGACGATGACGACGAGGCCGAGGCCAACCGGGTCGCCGGCGCCGTGGGTGCACTCCTCCTGATGGTGACCGGTGTCGCCGTGTTGATCCTGGTCGTCGCGGCCCGACCGATCACCGGAGTTCTCGCCCCGGGCCTGGCCGACGAGACCTTCGAGCTCGCGGTCAGCCTCACGCAGATCATGGCCGTGGGAGTCGGGTTCCTGGTGATGTCGGCCTGGTGCCTGGGCATTCTCAACAGCCACCGCAACTTCTTCCTGCCCTACGCCGCGCCGATCGTCTGGAACGCCGCCCAGATCGTCGCCGCCCTCTTCATCTGGTGGCGCGGCTGGTCGCTCGAGGACGCGGCCCGCGGCCTCGCCATCGCGGTGACCGTCGGCGGACTTCTCCAACTGCTCATCCAGCTGCCCACGGTGACCGCCCTCGCCCGCGGCCTCCGGCTACGCCCCGACAACCACCACTTCGCGGTCAAGGAGATCCGTCGACGGTTCGCACCTGCGGTCCTCGGCCGCGGCGTGGTGCAGATCTCCGCCTATCTGGATCTCTTCCTCGCGACCTTCCTCGCCGCCGGCGCGGTCGCCGCACTGTTCAAGGCCCAGATGCTCTACACGCTGCCCGTCTCGTTGTTCGCCATGAGCGTGGCCGCGGCCGAACTGCCGGAGATGTCCCGCCTCGTGGGTGACCCCGAAGCGCTCGTCGCCCGCACCCGACGCAGCCTGGACCGCATCGCCTTCTGGATGCTGATGGCGGCCTTCGTGATGATCGCGGCGGGCGACCTCGTCGTGGGCGTGTTGTTCCAGGGTGGCGAGTTCGACGCCACCGACGGGGTCCTGGTGTGGTTCATCCTCGCGGCCTACGCCCTCGGTCTGCCGGCCATCGGTGCGAGTCGCCTGCTCCAGAACACCTGCTACGCCGTGGGCGACACCCGGGGCCCTGCTCGCATTGCGGCGATCCGGGTCGGCATCGCCGCCACCGTCGGGGTCGTCGTCATGTTCCCGCTCGATCGCGTGCTCGTCGGCCCCGACGGACTGCTCGGCCTGGGCGATGTCGCCGCCTTCGGTCCCCTTGACGAGGTTCTGCGGGGCGCCGGCGGTCCGGTGCGCCTCGGCGCGGTCGGCCTCGCCATGGGCTCCGCCATCGGCGCGTGGGTCGAGCTCACACTCCTGTCCGCGCTCGTTCGTCGCCGGGTGCCCGGTATCGCCGACCCGCGACGCTCGCTCGTCGGACCGGCCGTCGCCGCGGCGGGAGCCTTCGTGCTCACCGCGGCGATCAAGCTCGTCGCCGCCCCCCTACCGTTGTTGATCGAGGCAGTCGTGGTCGGCGCGGTCGCCGTGGCCGCCTACGTGATTCTCTGCTTCCGCACCGGGGTTCGCAGCGCCGACCTGATCCTGCGGCCCGTTCGCCGCATGATCTGGCGTTGA
- a CDS encoding TldD/PmbA family protein → MAFPDEQLEARLVAALPHDADFASARYMHERAVSLDVRNGVVEPIWTGRDEGVMVTVWRAGGSGYSATSDLSEAGLARAVDEAGQWAARAAGGGLVHGMPLAHTVGDYASPIDVGFDTLGPADQIEMLRAADAAMGGDDRIVDRSASLTRFHTHSLLVTNGGGRVCQEISQVFPNLRATANEGSNTQSRTYGGAALVGQGGAEVLGRHGFSDAPAQIAEEAIELLLAPNCPSGTMDLILAPDQMVLQIHESIGHPLELDRILGDERNYAGTSFVTPDMFGSYRYGSELLNVTFDPTVPGQLASYGFDDDGTPAERTHLIRDGILQRPLGGAISQHRAGMDGVANSRASSWNRPPIDRMANLNVEPGDTALADLIGGIEHGVLMETNVSWSIDDSRNKFQFGCELGRLIVDGELGAVVRNPNYRGISATFWRNLTGVGDTDSLRVMGVGNCGKGEPNQQIRVGHASPHCRFSAVEVFGGAE, encoded by the coding sequence ATGGCGTTTCCGGACGAGCAGCTCGAGGCTCGATTGGTGGCGGCCCTGCCCCACGACGCCGACTTCGCGTCCGCCCGCTACATGCACGAACGAGCGGTGTCGCTCGACGTGCGCAACGGCGTGGTCGAACCGATCTGGACCGGTCGCGACGAGGGGGTCATGGTCACTGTCTGGAGGGCCGGTGGCTCGGGCTACTCGGCCACCAGCGATCTGAGCGAGGCCGGTCTCGCCCGCGCCGTCGACGAGGCGGGGCAGTGGGCGGCCCGCGCGGCCGGCGGTGGGCTCGTCCACGGGATGCCCCTCGCTCACACGGTGGGCGACTACGCCTCGCCGATCGACGTCGGTTTCGACACGCTGGGACCGGCCGATCAGATCGAGATGCTGCGGGCGGCCGACGCAGCCATGGGCGGCGACGACCGCATCGTCGATCGCAGCGCGTCGCTCACCCGGTTCCACACCCATTCGCTCCTGGTCACCAACGGCGGTGGTCGGGTGTGTCAGGAGATCTCGCAGGTGTTCCCCAACCTGCGGGCCACGGCGAACGAGGGTTCCAACACCCAGTCCCGGACTTATGGCGGCGCGGCGTTGGTGGGCCAGGGCGGCGCCGAGGTGCTCGGACGCCACGGCTTCTCCGATGCACCGGCGCAAATCGCGGAGGAGGCCATCGAGCTCCTGCTCGCGCCCAACTGTCCCAGTGGCACGATGGACCTGATCCTGGCGCCCGACCAGATGGTGCTGCAGATCCACGAGTCGATCGGTCACCCGCTGGAGCTCGACCGCATCCTGGGCGACGAACGCAACTACGCCGGTACGAGCTTCGTGACACCCGACATGTTCGGCAGCTATCGGTACGGCAGCGAACTGCTCAACGTCACGTTCGATCCGACCGTGCCGGGGCAGCTTGCGTCCTACGGCTTCGACGACGACGGCACGCCGGCCGAGCGCACCCACCTGATCCGCGACGGCATCCTCCAGCGGCCCCTCGGCGGGGCGATCTCCCAGCATCGAGCGGGCATGGACGGTGTCGCGAACAGCCGCGCGTCGAGCTGGAATCGACCTCCCATCGACCGCATGGCCAACCTCAACGTCGAGCCGGGCGACACCGCGCTGGCCGATCTCATCGGTGGGATCGAGCACGGCGTGCTCATGGAGACCAACGTCAGCTGGTCGATCGACGACAGCCGCAACAAGTTCCAGTTCGGCTGCGAGCTCGGCCGGCTCATCGTCGATGGTGAGCTCGGCGCCGTCGTCCGCAACCCCAACTATCGCGGCATCTCCGCCACGTTCTGGCGGAACCTGACCGGCGTCGGCGACACCGACTCGTTGCGGGTGATGGGCGTGGGCAACTGCGGAAAGGGTGAGCCCAACCAGCAGATCCGGGTCGGGCATGCCTCGCCCCACTGCCGGTTCTCGGCGGTCGAGGTGTTCGGCGGCGCAGAGTGA
- a CDS encoding PspA/IM30 family protein: MLKYLKKRWNYIVAKLSGSFEESADPKVQLEQAITEAKDQHKRLKQQAASVIANQKQTELQLNRQLEELERVNANARQAVTMADSAYKTGDEEKGARYTNAAEQFANRLLTLEQEIDSLKSLHFQAAEAAEQAKAAVEQNSDLLQKKISEKQALLSQLDQAKMQESVNTAMATLSEAVGEDVPTFNEVRDKIEARYAKAKASAELTEGNVETQMLEIEKAARNVEAQGRLDSIKAELGIGTTQTPGELNE, from the coding sequence ATGCTCAAGTACCTGAAGAAGCGCTGGAACTACATCGTCGCCAAGCTCAGCGGCAGTTTCGAGGAGTCCGCCGACCCCAAGGTTCAGCTCGAGCAGGCGATCACCGAGGCCAAGGACCAGCACAAGCGCCTCAAGCAGCAGGCCGCCAGCGTCATCGCCAACCAGAAGCAGACCGAGCTGCAACTCAACCGCCAGCTCGAAGAACTCGAACGGGTCAACGCCAACGCCCGCCAGGCCGTCACGATGGCCGACAGCGCCTACAAGACGGGTGACGAGGAGAAGGGCGCCCGCTACACCAATGCGGCCGAGCAGTTCGCCAACCGCCTGCTCACGCTCGAACAGGAGATCGACAGCCTGAAGAGCCTGCACTTCCAAGCCGCCGAGGCCGCGGAACAGGCCAAGGCCGCCGTCGAACAGAACAGCGACCTCCTCCAGAAGAAGATCAGCGAGAAGCAGGCGCTGCTCAGCCAGCTCGATCAGGCCAAGATGCAGGAGAGCGTCAACACGGCGATGGCCACACTCTCCGAAGCAGTCGGCGAGGACGTCCCCACGTTCAACGAGGTCCGCGACAAGATCGAGGCGCGCTACGCGAAGGCCAAGGCCAGCGCCGAACTCACCGAAGGCAACGTCGAGACCCAGATGCTCGAGATCGAAAAAGCCGCCCGCAACGTCGAGGCGCAGGGCCGCCTCGACAGCATCAAGGCCGAACTCGGCATCGGGACCACGCAGACCCCAGGGGAACTCAACGAGTGA
- a CDS encoding glutamate-5-semialdehyde dehydrogenase, with the protein MPTPAQTPTPVPQLAARAKVASRALAVASTAEKDAALHAAADLLVANAESVIEANALDVARAEADQMAVPLVDRLRLDEARIEGMAAGLRQVAALADPVGRISDGWVRPNGLRIERVHVPLGVVGIIYESRPNVTSDAFGLCLKSGNAAFLRGSSSAIDSNMAISSVLREALGKAGLPEDALLVVDDVRREAAVEFMQQRGLVDCLIPRGGPALIQSILDNATVPYVIDGAGNCHVYVDAAADLDMARDIVVNAKTQRPGVCNAAESLVIHAAVADRFLPMVARALEGVELVGDDASQGLVDSIGPATDADYATEFLDLKMSVRIVADLDEAIDHVNDTSTGHSEAIITGDIAAADRFTREVDAAAVVVNASTRFVDGEEFGFGAEIGISTQKLHARGPMGLEQLTTRKFIVRGEGQVRG; encoded by the coding sequence ATGCCGACTCCTGCCCAGACGCCGACGCCCGTTCCTCAGCTCGCAGCCCGGGCGAAGGTCGCGTCGAGGGCCCTGGCGGTGGCGTCGACGGCCGAGAAGGATGCCGCCCTGCACGCCGCCGCCGATCTTCTCGTCGCCAACGCCGAGTCGGTCATCGAGGCGAATGCGCTCGACGTCGCCCGGGCCGAAGCCGATCAGATGGCGGTGCCGCTCGTTGACCGTCTGCGGCTCGACGAGGCACGGATCGAGGGCATGGCAGCGGGGCTGCGCCAGGTCGCGGCGCTCGCCGATCCCGTGGGGCGCATCAGCGACGGTTGGGTACGCCCCAATGGTCTGCGGATCGAGCGGGTCCACGTGCCGCTCGGGGTGGTGGGCATCATCTACGAGAGCCGCCCCAACGTCACGAGCGATGCCTTCGGACTCTGCCTGAAGTCGGGCAACGCCGCGTTCCTGCGGGGGTCGTCGTCGGCGATCGACTCGAACATGGCGATCTCGTCGGTGCTGCGCGAGGCGCTCGGCAAGGCGGGCCTGCCCGAGGACGCGCTGTTGGTGGTCGACGACGTGCGTCGTGAGGCGGCCGTCGAGTTCATGCAGCAGCGGGGCCTCGTCGACTGCCTCATTCCCCGCGGCGGACCGGCCCTGATCCAGTCGATCCTCGACAACGCCACGGTGCCCTACGTGATCGACGGCGCCGGGAACTGCCACGTCTATGTCGATGCCGCGGCCGACCTCGACATGGCTCGCGACATCGTCGTCAACGCCAAGACCCAACGGCCCGGCGTGTGCAACGCGGCCGAGTCGCTGGTGATCCACGCCGCCGTGGCCGACCGGTTCCTTCCCATGGTCGCTCGGGCCCTCGAAGGGGTCGAACTGGTGGGCGACGACGCGTCGCAGGGCCTGGTCGATTCGATCGGCCCGGCCACCGACGCCGACTACGCCACCGAGTTCCTCGACCTGAAGATGAGTGTGCGGATCGTGGCCGACCTCGACGAGGCGATCGATCATGTCAACGACACCTCGACCGGTCACAGCGAGGCGATCATCACCGGCGACATCGCGGCCGCCGATCGCTTCACCAGGGAAGTCGACGCGGCTGCGGTGGTGGTCAACGCCTCCACGCGTTTCGTCGACGGCGAAGAGTTCGGTTTCGGCGCCGAGATCGGCATCTCCACCCAGAAGCTCCACGCCCGCGGCCCGATGGGTCTCGAGCAGCTCACCACCCGCAAGTTCATCGTCCGCGGTGAGGGCCAGGTTCGAGGCTGA
- the proB gene encoding glutamate 5-kinase, whose amino-acid sequence MTTRTIVVKVGTSSITDANGEIAVAAIEKLCAELAAVRAQGHQVVLVTSGAIAAGLPEIGMGGARRPTDTITLQAVATIGQSALMAVYRQVLGTHGLIAGQVLLVPFDFIQRTQYVHAGQTLRRLLELGVIPIVNENDAIADDEVRWGDNDRIAALVANLVDADQLILLTDIAGLHTADPRVDADASLIEEIIEIDHQTEELAGGSGTARGSGGMASKITAAKIAAWSGVSTVIANASRPGVVVDAVAGVAGVGTVIHARPTRLPARKLWIAFSVVARGSIVVDPGARRALERGKSLLAAGVRDIVGDFDAGSPVEVIDTDGEIFAKGLARHTASELRAAAGQRSDELPDGAPHIVVHADDLVTLPH is encoded by the coding sequence ATGACAACCCGCACCATCGTCGTGAAGGTCGGCACCTCGTCGATCACCGACGCCAACGGAGAGATCGCAGTAGCGGCAATCGAGAAGCTCTGCGCCGAGCTGGCTGCGGTGCGGGCCCAGGGCCATCAGGTGGTGCTCGTCACCTCGGGCGCCATCGCGGCGGGACTGCCCGAGATCGGCATGGGCGGCGCGCGTCGGCCCACCGACACGATCACGTTGCAGGCGGTGGCCACGATCGGGCAGAGCGCGCTGATGGCGGTGTATCGGCAGGTTCTCGGCACCCACGGCCTGATTGCCGGCCAGGTGCTGCTGGTGCCGTTCGACTTCATCCAGCGCACGCAGTACGTGCACGCCGGGCAGACACTGCGACGTCTGCTCGAACTCGGCGTGATCCCGATCGTCAACGAGAACGACGCGATCGCCGACGACGAGGTCCGCTGGGGCGACAACGACCGCATCGCGGCCCTGGTGGCCAATCTCGTCGACGCCGATCAGCTGATCCTGCTCACCGACATCGCCGGCCTCCACACCGCCGACCCGCGGGTCGACGCCGACGCGTCACTCATCGAGGAGATCATCGAGATCGACCACCAGACCGAGGAGCTCGCCGGCGGTTCCGGCACCGCGCGGGGGAGTGGGGGAATGGCATCGAAGATCACCGCCGCGAAGATCGCGGCCTGGTCGGGCGTGTCCACCGTCATCGCCAACGCGAGCCGCCCCGGTGTGGTCGTCGACGCCGTCGCCGGAGTGGCCGGAGTCGGCACGGTGATCCACGCGCGACCGACCCGATTGCCGGCCCGCAAGCTGTGGATCGCGTTCTCCGTCGTGGCCCGGGGCTCGATCGTGGTCGATCCCGGCGCGCGGCGAGCCCTCGAACGGGGCAAGTCGCTGCTGGCGGCCGGCGTCCGGGACATCGTCGGTGACTTCGATGCCGGCTCGCCCGTCGAGGTGATCGACACCGACGGGGAGATCTTCGCCAAGGGACTCGCTCGTCACACGGCGAGCGAGCTACGGGCGGCCGCCGGTCAGCGCAGCGACGAACTCCCCGACGGTGCGCCCCACATCGTCGTGCACGCCGACGACCTGGTGACCCTGCCCCACTGA
- a CDS encoding VWA domain-containing protein: MAVTEPVPPELGDPILELLNGFIVELRNAGLPVSLTENLDAMEAVRHVPIGERETFKYALAATLVKHANHWKAFETVFEVYFSLRGQEYSIGDGADDLPEMDDEGEEGQEGAGDQQGGGGGENLTPEELAEMLFQALMRGDQQMMRGVARQSVKRYAGMEPGRPVGGTYYLYRTLRNLDLEGVLERLLEQEQNDEGEASEFEQRLQRDEYQTRIDQLQKEIEAEIRRRLVADRGVEAMAKTLRKPLPEDVDFMHASREEMASLRKAIYPLTRKLASRLQRKRRHGRKGPLDFRRTVRASLSYGGVPAEPKFRNPKPHKPEIFVIADISGSVAAFARFTLHLVYAISGQFSKVRAFVFIDGLDEVTRYFEGVEDINEAVHRVNTEADVVWVDGHSDYGHALGVFWEKYGKDIGPRTSIMILGDARNNYHASESWIIKEMKEKARQVHWLNPEPRSYWDTGDSIVGEYAQYTDGCFEVRNLRQLEAFVEHLA, from the coding sequence GTGGCCGTCACCGAGCCCGTTCCGCCCGAGCTGGGTGACCCGATCCTCGAACTGCTCAACGGTTTCATCGTCGAGCTGCGCAATGCCGGTCTGCCGGTATCGCTCACCGAGAACCTCGACGCGATGGAGGCGGTGCGCCACGTCCCCATCGGCGAGCGCGAGACGTTCAAGTACGCGCTCGCCGCCACGCTGGTGAAGCACGCCAACCACTGGAAGGCGTTCGAGACGGTCTTCGAGGTCTACTTCTCGCTGCGGGGCCAGGAGTACTCGATCGGCGACGGTGCCGACGACCTGCCCGAGATGGACGACGAGGGCGAAGAGGGCCAGGAAGGCGCCGGCGACCAGCAGGGCGGCGGCGGGGGAGAGAACCTCACGCCCGAGGAGCTGGCCGAGATGTTGTTCCAGGCGCTCATGCGGGGCGATCAGCAGATGATGCGCGGCGTGGCCCGCCAGTCGGTGAAACGCTACGCGGGCATGGAGCCCGGGCGGCCGGTCGGTGGCACCTATTACCTCTACCGCACCCTGCGAAACCTCGACCTCGAGGGCGTGCTCGAACGCCTGCTCGAACAGGAGCAGAACGACGAGGGCGAAGCCTCGGAGTTCGAGCAACGCCTCCAGCGCGACGAATACCAGACCCGTATCGACCAGCTCCAGAAGGAGATCGAGGCGGAGATCCGCCGTCGGCTGGTGGCTGATCGCGGCGTCGAGGCCATGGCCAAGACACTGCGCAAGCCGCTGCCCGAAGACGTCGACTTCATGCACGCCTCGCGCGAGGAGATGGCCAGCCTGCGCAAGGCCATCTACCCGCTCACCCGCAAGCTGGCGTCCCGGCTCCAGCGCAAACGTCGTCACGGCCGCAAGGGACCCCTCGACTTCCGGCGCACCGTGCGGGCCTCGCTGTCCTACGGCGGCGTTCCGGCCGAGCCGAAGTTCCGCAATCCCAAGCCCCACAAGCCGGAGATCTTCGTGATCGCCGACATCTCGGGTTCGGTCGCCGCGTTCGCCCGCTTCACCCTGCACCTCGTCTACGCCATCTCGGGCCAGTTCTCGAAGGTGCGAGCGTTCGTCTTCATCGACGGACTCGACGAGGTCACCCGCTACTTCGAGGGGGTGGAGGACATCAACGAGGCCGTGCACCGGGTCAACACCGAGGCCGACGTCGTGTGGGTCGACGGCCACTCCGACTACGGCCACGCGCTCGGCGTTTTCTGGGAGAAGTACGGCAAGGACATCGGCCCCCGCACCTCGATCATGATTCTGGGTGACGCGCGCAACAACTACCACGCGTCGGAGAGCTGGATCATCAAGGAGATGAAGGAGAAGGCGCGCCAGGTGCACTGGTTGAACCCTGAGCCGCGGTCCTACTGGGACACCGGCGACTCCATCGTCGGCGAGTACGCCCAGTACACCGACGGTTGCTTCGAGGTCCGCAACCTCCGCCAGCTCGAAGCCTTCGTCGAACACCTGGCCTGA